The genomic segment CTCCCAGGCCATCTCGGCCAGGTCGCCTGGCACCGCAGGCTCTGGGACCGACGCGGCCCCCTGGATCAGGCCCAGGCCCTGGCCTTCCAGGGCTGCGGCCCCCGCGCCCAGCCTCTGGAGCGCCAGCAGCAGGGAGGGCTGGCCCCTGCGGTTGGGTGCAGCAGCGCGGGGCCCCAAGTGCAGGCGCCTGTGGTGACGGGTCGCTATCACCATGTGGTCGTTGTGATAGAGGCGGCGGAGAAGGGAGTGGAGCGTATCCAGTAACAAAAAGTTCATGCCCGCCACGGGGTAGCGACGGATGATCGCCGCCAGGTCGAGGTTGCCCGCCTcgttcctctcttcctcctcctcctcctcctcctcttcctccgcCGCGGGCCCGATGTCCGGGTCCTCCTCGGCGCTCCCGCCCCCGGGGACTGTGGCCAGGCCTGCCGCCTGctcaccctcctcctccccgAGGCCTTCCATGGGCCCTGCGACTCCGACCACCTCGGTCGCAGGCACCATGTCTGTACTGTCCGGGCCAGAGTCGCCGCCCTCCGGGTTACCAGCTCCGGCCGCCTCGGCCTGCGCTCCCTCCTGGCTTACCGGGGCCTCCTGGTCCCCTTCGGTTGGGTGTCGGTCCCCTGTGGCAGACATGACACCAGTCAGTACCTCAACTGGGGTGGCGAGCAGGCTGAGGTGACCGCGGTGAAGATGGTGGCCACTGAGGTGGCTACGGCTGAGGGGAGGCGAGGGTTTGGCCGCTGAGGGAGTAAGAGTCTGTCTCCTTATTGAGGGAATAAGAGTCTGTCTCAGAGGACACCCTAAGGCGGGAAGGGCAAAGAGCGAATCCCAGGAGCCCCTAACCAAGGCTGGCCTGAGAGGACTTAGACAAGGCAGGAAAGATTCCGGTTGGCAGGCGACAGGGGGCAGGACCGGAAGCGTGAATGAGGGGCTCTCAGGGAGCTCTAAGCCCATTTGCTGAAAACCTCAG from the Piliocolobus tephrosceles isolate RC106 unplaced genomic scaffold, ASM277652v3 unscaffolded_40994, whole genome shotgun sequence genome contains:
- the LOC113223350 gene encoding cancer/testis antigen 47B-like, whose translation is MSATGDRHPTEGDQEAPVSQEGAQAEAAGAGNPEGGDSGPDSTDMVPATEVVGVAGPMEGLGEEEGEQAAGLATVPGGGSAEEDPDIGPAAEEEEEEEEEEERNEAGNLDLAAIIRRYPVAGMNFLLLDTLHSLLRRLYHNDHMVIATRHHRRLHLGPRAAAPNRRGQPSLLLALQRLGAGAAALEGQGLGLIQGAASVPEPAVPGDLAEMA